In the Aster yellows witches'-broom phytoplasma AYWB genome, TTACGATGACGTAGTCCTCTGTAAGCTCCAATCTCCATTAAACGTTTAATATTTAAAGTAACTTCACGTCTTAGGTCACCTTCTACATTGTATTTAGTAATTTCAATACGTAAAGCTGATAATTGCTGTTCGGTTAAATTTTTAACTCTAATATTTTGGTCAATTTTTAACTCGTTTAAAATTTTATGAGATAATTTATTTCCTAAACCATAAATATAAGTTAGTGCAATTACTACTCTTTTGTCGCTTGGAATATCTATTCCTGCAATTCTCGCCATAAATATCTCCTTTTATCCTTGTCTTTGATTGTGTCTGCGATTTTTTTTATTGATAACATAAATGCGTCCTTTACGACGAACAATGATATCGTCTTCGCTGCGTTTTTTAACTGAAGCTCTAACTTTCATAAACTTTTCTCCTTACTTAAAACGATAAGTTATTCGTGCTTGTGTAGGGTAGTATGGTGATAATTCAATTCTTACTTTATCACCAGGTAAAATGCGTATGTTGTTGATACGTATTTTACCAGAAACATAAGCAATAATCGTTTTTTTATTTGGAAGCTCTACTTTAAATTTATCATTTGATAATAATTCAACAACTTTAGCTTCGATTTCAATTTTGGATTCAGTTTCGTTTAAATTGTTTTTTGACATTCAAAGTGATTCCTTTAATTTTTATTTCTGGGTTCGAGGGGGGGTGATTGTGATATAATTTGGTAAAATGAA is a window encoding:
- the rpsM gene encoding 30S ribosomal protein S13, coding for MARIAGIDIPSDKRVVIALTYIYGLGNKLSHKILNELKIDQNIRVKNLTEQQLSALRIEITKYNVEGDLRREVTLNIKRLMEIGAYRGLRHRKGLPVRGQKTRNNAHTVKGKPKAAIAGKKKNKVN
- the rpmJ gene encoding 50S ribosomal protein L36, which gives rise to MKVRASVKKRSEDDIIVRRKGRIYVINKKNRRHNQRQG
- the infA gene encoding translation initiation factor IF-1, producing the protein MSKNNLNETESKIEIEAKVVELLSNDKFKVELPNKKTIIAYVSGKIRINNIRILPGDKVRIELSPYYPTQARITYRFK